The DNA region TGGCATTCACCTGGATCGCGGTCGGTATGGGCCTGTCCAGCGCGAACGCCGAGGCAGCCAGCAACAATGCGATGCCGTTGCTGGTCCTGCCGCTCCTGTCCAGCGCCTTCGTGCCGGTCGACGCGATGCCGGGCTGGTTCCAGCCGATCGCCGAGTACCAGCCCTTCACCCCCGCCATCGAGACCCTGCGCGGCCTGCTCCTCGGGACCGAGATCGGCAACAACGGGTGGCTCGCCCTCGCCTGGTGCCTGGGCCTGACCGTACTCGGCTACCTCTGGTCGACCGCACTGTTCAACCGCGACCCGAAGTAGAAGCCAGGCCGGCGACAGCCCTCGGGCCGCGGTCCCCGTCTCGCCCCACCAGGGCGGTGTACTCCGACGCCGGACGTAGACGTACGCCGCCCCTCGGCATGCGGCGAATGCCCAGGCGGTGTCCGCCACGCGCCGGTCATACCGCTGGGACGGAAGGCGCAGCAGGGGCGGCGCCGTCGACGGTGAAGGCGGGGAGTGGCGGTCTCTTCCGTACCCTGGGGGCATGCGTATGCGCCCCACCCTCAGCTGGACCCCTACCGAGGTCCTCCTCCCGGGCACCACGGATCTGGGGCCGGTCACCGACGCCCTGGGCGCCGGCGGTGTGCTGGTACTCAGCGGAGCGGGCATCTCCACGGAATCAGGCATCCCGGACTACCGGGGCGAGGGTGGGAGCCTGAGCCGGCACACCCCGATGACCTACCAGGACTTCACCGGCGGTGCCCAGGCCCGGCGCCGGTACTGGGCACGCAGCCACCTGGGCTGGCGCACCTTCGGCCGTGCCCGCCCCAACGCCGGGCACCGGGCCCTGGCCGCGTTCGAGCGCCACGGCCTGCTCTCCGGGGTGATCACCCAGAACGTCGACGGCCTGCACCAGGCCGCCGGCAGCGAGGGCGTCGTGGAGCTCCACGGAAATCTGAACCGGGTCGTGTGCCTCTCCTGCGGCGCCTACAGCCCACGCCCCGAACTTGCCCAGCGGCTGGAGAGGGCCAATGCGGGATTCGACCCGGTGGCCGCCGCTGTCAACCCGGACGGTGACGCCGACCTCACCGACGACCAGGTCGGGGACTTCCGCGTCGTGCCCTGCGCACTCTGCGGTGGCATTCTCAAACCGGACGTGGTGTTCTTCGGCGAAGCCGTACCCCCGCAGCGTGTCGAGCACTGCCGCGAACTGGTCCACGAGGCGTCCTCCCTGCTGGTCCTGGGGTCCTCACTGACCGTGATGTCCGGGCTCCGGTTCGTCCGCCAGGCTGCCCAGGCCGGAAAACCCGTTCTGATCATCAATCGGGACCCGACCCGGGGTGACCGGCATGCCCTCACCCGCATCACGCTCCCCCTGGGCACTGCGCTCACCACCCTGACCAGCCTGCTCGGCATACCCTGCGACGACGAGGCAGCAGAACCCGGATGAGGTCGGCTGCGGAAGGGTGCCGCCGGGGAGTCCGTCCCCGCTCCTCCCCGGGCCGACGTGATCCGAGGCACCGAGCCTGACCCGCTCGCAGCGCCTGGTCCGTCCCGACCCGCCTTCCTCTACGAGGGGGACGGGGTCGGAGACGCCCCGGATCCGGCACGGCTGCACTTCTCCGGGCACGCGCTCTCCCCCACGCCGAGCAACAGCCTGGGGCCCCGGCCGTCCCGCGGGTGGTGGCCTGACGCCGGTCCGAGGTGGCACAGGGCGGTCCGTCGACCCGCGGGCCAGTCTCGTCGGAGGGCTGCAAGGTGCCGTCGGCGTGCTGCTGCTCCAGGTCCTGGACGGCGGCGGGGGTGACGGGCCAGGACTCGTGGCCGCGGAGGCCGGTGGCGGTGGCCACGGCGATGAGGGTCGGCTCCGCTCCGGCCGCGTGCTTGCCTGTGTCGGTCAGGGCAGCGCTCCACGTGCGGCCCGCGAACGCCGGTGATTTCACCGATGGCGTCCGCGCCACGCCCCCCGACTCTTGTGGGGTCAGGCACCCGCATCCCCGCATCCCCCTCAGGAGTGCTCCATGCGTCGTCGTTCCCCCCGCCGGCTTCTCGGCGTTCTCGCGACGAGCCTCGCGGTCGCGTTCACCCTGTTCTCCTCGGCATCGACGGCCGGCGCAGCCCAGACGACCACCGCCACGGCCGCCTCGACGTCACGGGCCGCCGACGCTGCCGCTCAGCCGCTGTCGACCAGCACGCCGGTCGTCTTCGTCCACGGGTACACCGGCAACGCCTCCAACTGGGTCACCGCCATGAGTGTCTTCCAGCTGAACGGCTGGTCCAGCTCCAAGCTCTTCGCGTACGAGTACAACTCCTACGGCAACAACATCACCAACGCCCAGGGCCTGGCCTCCTTCGTCAACAACGTGAAGTCCCGGACCGGCGCGAGCAAGGTCGCGATCGTCAATCACTCGATGGGCGGCCTCGTCAGCCAGTACTACCTGAAGGTGCTGGGCGGCAACACCAGCGTCAGCCACCTCGCCTCGATCGCGGGCGCCAACCACGGGACCACGTTCGCCGGCGCCTGCCTGATGTACACGACCTGCCAGCAGATGTACCCGGGCTCGTCGTTCATCTCCCAGATCACCGCAGGTGACGAAACGCCGGGAGCCACCAAGTACGCGACCTGGTACTCGGCGTGCGACGGCGTCATCCTCCCGTACACCAGCACCCGGCTGAACGGCGCGACGAACAACAACGTGGTCTGCCAGACCCACATCGGGTACCTGGCCGACACGCTCGTGCTGGGCCAGGTCGCGCGCTTCGTCGCCTCCTGACCATCGCGCGGCACCCACGTGTCCCGTCCCCGGCATCACACATGCCGGGGACGGGGCATGTATGACGCCCGGGCACCGCTCGGCACGGGGCAGGTGCGCGCGACCCCGGCCCCGTCGTGATGCCGCCCGACCCGCGTCACGGCCATGACGTGGGACGGGCAGGCCTCATGTGCCGGCGCCCGCTCCGCGCGCGTCGGAACCGGTGCCTCTTCGAGGTACGGAAAGGGCTGCCAATTGCGCACGCACCCGCCTGCCTACTGCGGCTCGGTCGCGATCTGGATCAGGTTGCCGCAGGTGTCGTCGAGTACCGCGGTGGTCACGGGGCCCATTTCCAAGGGCTCCTGAGTGAAGTGGACACCCAGGCCACGCAGGCGCTCGTACTCCGCCTTCACGTCATCGACGGCGAACTGGGCGAGCGGGATGCCGTCCTCGACGAGCGCGTCGCGGTAGGTCTTGACGGCCGGGTGGCCCGCGGGTTCGAGGAGGAGTTCGGTGCCGTCGGGCTCGTCGGGCGAGACGACGGTCAGCCATCGGTCCTTCTCGCCCAGCGGGACGTCGTGCTTCTTCACGAAGCCGAGGATCCCGGTGTAGAACTGTTCGGCCTTGGCCTGGTCGTCGACGAAGACGCTGGTCAGATGGACTTTCATGGGGCGCTCTCCTCCGGTTCGGATACGTCGGGCACAGGCCATCGTTCGGCGATCTGCCGCAGCGGGGCCGTGTTCAGGTCATGGAACTTGTAGCGGCCCTCTCGCCTGGTCCCCACGAGCCCAGCGGCCTCCAGAAGGGCGAGGTGCTGGGAAACCGCCTGGCGCGAGATGCCGAGCTGGTGCTTCATGCTCAGCCGCGAGCAGATCTCGAACAGCGTCTGTCCGGACTTCTCCGCGAGCTCGTCGAGGATGGTGCGGCGAGTGGGGTCGGCCAGGGCTTTGAAAAGGTCGTCGGCCACCACCTCATGATAGGCAAGCTAACACTTGCCTATCAAGTGGAAGCGCTGTGCGCCCCGACCTCTGGTTGATCGTCCGGAAGCATGCTCTCGTGCCCGCGTGCCCGACGGAGCCTGTGAGCCGTCAGGACGCGCGGGCACCTGGGTGCACTCACCGCTTCGGCCTCACCTACCTGGCGTTCTCCGGTCACGCCCGCTTCCACCGGCGGGCATTGAGCCGGGCGGCCTGGCGGGTCAGGTGGTCACGCTCGGCAAGGTCGGGTGCTCGCCGAGCCGCCTCGGCGTACAGGCGTGCCGCCGTCACCAGGTCACCGTCGCGCTCGCGGAGGTACGCCGCCACAGCGGTGTGGCGGGGCAGTGAGTCGTCCAGTGCCGCGAGCGCCGCGAGGCCGGCGCGTGCTCCGTCGGCCTCGCCGACGGCCACCGCGCGGTTGAGCCGGACGACCGGGCTGTCGGTCAGGCTCGCGAGCTCGTCGTACCACTCGACGATCTGCACCCAGTCGGTCTCCTCGGCGGTGGGCGCGTCGGCGTGGAGTGCCGCGATGGCGGCCTGGGCCTGGAACTCGCCCAGCCGGTCGCGGGCGAGGGCTGCCTGCAGAATGGTGACGCCCTCGGCGATCGACTCGGTGTCCCACCGGCCACGGTCCTGCTCGGCCAGCGGCACCAGACTGCCGTCGGCCGCCGTCCGGGCGGCGCGCCGGGCGTGGTGGAGCAGCATGAGTGCGAGCAGCCCCGCCGCCTCGGGATGGTCGACCTGGGCCGCGAGCTGCCGGGTGAGCCGGATGGCCTCGACGGCGAGATCGACGTCACCGGAGTAGCCCTCGTTGAAGACCAGGTAGAGGACCCGCAGCACGGTGGCGACGTCACCGGGCTGGTCGAACCGCACCCCGGAGACAGTGCGCTTGGCCCGGCTGATGCGCTGCGCCATGGTCGCCTCGGGCACCAGGTAGGCCCGGGCGATCTGGCGGGTGGTCAGCCCGCCGACGGCACGCAGCGTGAGCGCGACCGCGGACGACGGCGTCAGCGACGGGTGGGCGCACAGGAAGTAGAGCTGCAGCGTGTCGTCCACCGCGGGCGCGGGCCCCGGGCCCGGCTCCTCGTCGACGAGGTCCTCCCGCCGACGGCGGGAGGCGTCCGCGCGGGACGCGTCGAGGAACCGCCGCCAGGCCACGGTGATCAGCCAGCCCTTCGGGTCCCGCGGCGGATCGGCAGGCCAGACGCGGACCGCCTCGACCAGCGCGTCCTGCACCGCGTCCTCGGCCGCCGCGAAGTCGGCTCCGCGGCGGACGAGGATGGCGAGGACGCTCGGCGTGAGTCTCCTCAGCAGAACCTCGTTCACCTCGGACTTCACTCCGTGACGGTGGGCGGCGCGGACAGGAACGGGCGCACCTCGAGCCACTCGTGGATCGGCTTCCCGCCTGCTCCGGGGGCGGCCGAGAGCTCTCCGGCCAGCTCGACGGCGCGCTCGTAGTCGTCGACGTCGATCACCATCCAGCCGGCGATGAGGTCCTTGGTCTCGGCGAACGGGCCGTCGGTGACCGGCGGGCGCCCCTCACCGTCGTACCTCACCCACGCCCCCTCGGGGGCGAGCGCCTGAGCGTCGACGAACTCGCCGGTGCCCTCGAGCCGGGCCGCGAAGTCGTGCATGTACTGCATGTGCGCCGAGATCTCCTGCGGCGTCCACCGGTCCATCCGCACGTCGTTCACCGCAGCCGGGGCCCCACGGTAGTGCTTGAGCAGCAAGTACTTGGCCATCGTGGTTCTCCTCGGTGGTGGCGCGACCCCTTGTGGTCGCGTTCACAGCAGGGACGGAGCCGGCAACGGGTTCTCGACATCTCCGCCAGAACTTCTTTCACTCCCTCGGCCCGCCCTGGGTGGGCGTCCCGCAGCGTCCCGGTCCACGGCGTGACGCGAGGCCGAAAGGAGCGAGACCTTCCCCGGATCAGCAGCGGCCGAGCGTCTGATTCAGGCATCGTCCTCGCCTGCGTCACTGTACGTGCGGTGCTTGTGGAGCGAGGTGCACTCGGGCCGACCGGTGGGTTGTTCGGCGCACCTCTCGACGCCGCCCGCGCTTCACAGGTTCCTCAGCTCGGGGGCGCGTTGCTCGCGCAAGGCGCCGGTGCGAGCGTCGTCGGAGCCGCGCCCGCCGAACGAGCGGCCGTGTGCCATCGCTATCGTGTGCGATGCGACGTACATGGCCGTCAGAGCTCGCGTCGAACAGTGAAGTGGTGGGTGCCATGAGCGATATGTGGAACGGCGAGAAGGTACGCCTGCGAGGTGTCGAGCCCGATGACTGGGTAGGGTTTCGCGACCTCGCCCAGAACACCCTCGACGTGCGCAACGCCGGCGTCGTCGACCCTCCGCGCTCTGCCGAGAGTTTCCGTTCCTGGACCGCTGAACGGGCCGGGCGTCCGCCAGGGGGTGACGCGTTCCGCCTGGTGGTCGAGACGCTGGCTGATCACGCGTTCGCAGGTGCTGTGACGGTCGGAGAGACCGACAGGCGTGCGGGGCGGTTCAGGACCGGTATCGAGATCGTCCGCGATCACCGCCACAAAGGTTATGCAGCCGAGGCAACCGAACTCGTCCTCACCTACATGTTCGCCGAACAGCGCTACAACAAGTGCGAGGTCGAGGTCTACGCCTTCAACGACGCCTCCCTGTCCCTCTACCGCCGGCTCGGCTTCGTCGAGGAGGGACGGCTTCGCCAGCATGAGTTCTTCGCCGGCAACTACCACGACGTCGTGCTGCTGGGCATGACGGCCGCCGAACACTGGGCCACGCACCAGCAGCCTTCGGTGCGGTGACCCCTCGTCACTCCGCGGGCGCTCCGTGCACACGCTTCCCAGGCGCGCCCTGTCACTCGGGGCGGAGGCCGGCACGCGGCAGCTAGCGGTGGCCACCTTCGCGTAGGACGCCAACTCGTATCGGTGCGTGGCCAGGTGCAGCTCCAGGCACCCGGCCCCCGTGCCTTCTCTGTGCTCCCTCAGCCGGAGTGGAGGACCCTAAACCGATCAGGTGCCGCTGGATCTCGGTCGACGACCTGGATCGGCGCCCACACCCACTGCCACACGCTGATGCCTGGCGTGCGGGAGAACCGGATCTGCCCACGGGTACCCTCGACGGCGACGCGCGGCCATTCGGCGGTGCGCGCCTGGTCCGCGCCGTGGGAACGCAGCACATCGGCGAGGACGGCGACCGTGTCGTAGCCCTCGAAGGCCACGAAGGAGGGCGCTTCGGCCAGCCGCTCGCGGAGGGCCTTCCCGACGCGCGCGCCGAGTGGGGTGAGGCGCTCGGGCAGGTAGCGCAAGAACGGGATCGCGGCACCGTCGGCACCCAGCAGCGTGGCCCATTCGGCGAACTCGGGTTGCCCGGCCGGAGCACCGATCATGAGGTCGGCGAGGCGCTGGTCGCTGCGGACGGACGTGACGATCGACACCGCCGGCTCCGGGTGGCCGACGAGCAGGAGGAGGGCTGTCGCGCGATTGTCGGCGAGTGCGTCGCACACGCCCGTGGGGGCGAGCGCACTCATGTCGAGTTCGACGACGGTGCCACCGCGTGGAGCGAGGTGGTCCCGCAGTATGCGTACCCCTGACGCCCAGTAGACACTCGGCTCGACTGCCACGGCGATGCGCGTGTGACCCGCGCCGAGGAGGAAGTCCGCGTAGATCCGCCAGCCTCGGGACTGCGCCGGGGCGAGGCGCGCGACCCATTCCGTCGGCTGTTCGGTGAGCGCGTCGAGAACCGCGGACGAGCAGAGGAACGGCAGGCCGAGGGCGTCGGCCCTGGCGGCGACGGCGCGGGCCACGACGCTGTGATACTCCCCCGCCAAGGCAGCCACGCCCAGGCGTGCCAATTCGTCCACGGCCGCAGCGGCCCTTCGTGCGTCAGCCGCGGTGTCCCGGACCACCAGCTCGAGTGGTCTTCCGGCGATCCCGCCGGCGTGGTTGACCTCGCGAACGCCCAGCTCGAGGCCGGCGAGCAGGTGTCGGCCTGCCTCGACCCAGCCGGGCCGGGTCAGCGGAACGAGGGCGCCGATCCGGACGGGCGGCCCGCCGGGCCGGTCCACCCCTGGTTGCGACGGTGACGTATTCACGCGTCGGCGTTTCCCGCCCGACGCTTCGGCTCCCGTGCGTCCGGATGGCGGAGTGCTGATGCCGGGTCGTACGCGTTCGTCTTGTCCCGCCGCGGCGGGCGCACCTGAGTGACCATGCCTGATATTGCATCCACCTCCGCGGCACCAAGGCAACCGATTATCCGTTCGCCGAGTTGCCGGACCGCAGGCCGCCGCACGGTCACTGCCGCAGCGTGTTCGCAACTGACGGCCGCGGTCCGCTTCGTGGAGCACGATGACCCCATGGCCCACATCGCGTTGTTCCACTCCGTTCTCGGCCTGCGCTCCGCCGAACTCCTTGCCGCCGAGCGGCTGCGTCGCGCCGGGCACGAGGTCGTCACGCCGGACCTCTTCGGCGGCGAGACCGCCTCCACACTCGACGAGGGATTCCGGCTGGCCGACCGGATCGGCTGGGCGGCGGTGATCGAGCGTGCGCGCCGGTCCCTCAGGGGTATGCCGGACGAGACCGTGCTCGCGGGTGTGTCCATGGGAACGAGCGTCGTCGCCGACCTCTGGCCCGAGCGTCCCGCTACCGGGGGTGTCCTCCTCCTGCTCGCTGCTGTCGACCTACCCGTGACGCCCGTAACCGTGCGCCCGGGTCTCAGGGCGCAACTGCACGCCGCGGAACCGGACGACTTCGCACCACACGAACGCGTTGGCGCCCTCTCCCGGGCGGCTCGGAATGCGGGTGTCGACCTGGAGGTCTTCCGCTACCCGGGCGTCGGCCACTTCTACATCGCCCGTGACCTGCCCGACCACGACCCGGTCGCAGCCGAACTGACCTGGCGCCGTGTGCTGGAGTTCCTCGGCTGAGGAAGGCCGGCAGGAGGCGCCTGGTGCATCCGGCCCCTTGCCGGCGGGAGCGCCGGCTGCCGCGTCAGCGTCTAGCATGCGTGCCATGCCGGACGCACTGCCTCACTTCGAGCCGTTCACCCTCCGGACCGCACCCGCAGCGATCGAGGACCTCCGCACTCGACTGAGCCTGACACGCTGGCCGGATGCGCCCGAGGACGCCGGATGGTCGCTCGGTACCGACATCGCCTACCTTCGTGAGCTCGTCGCCTACTGGGCGGACGGGTTCGACTGGCCGGCGCAGGAGGCGGCACTCGCTCGGCTGCCCCGCTTCCGCGTCCGGCTCGGTGGCCTCGGGGTCCACTTCGTGCACGCCCGGGCTGTCGCGCCGGCCGCCCCCGCACTGCCCCTCGTACTGTGCCACGGCTGGCCGGACTCGTTCTGGCGCTACTCGAAGGTCATTCCTCTCCTGACCGATCCCGGCGGGCACGGCGCCGACCCGGCGGACGCGTTCGACGTGGTCGTACCCGACATGCCGGGCTACGGGTACTCCGACCGTCCTACCGGCCCGCCGCTCGACTCCATCGCCGTCGCCGGTCTGTGGGCCGAGCTCATGGGTGCCCTCGGCTACACGCGCTTCGGCGCGGCGGGCGGGGACGTGGGCAGCCACGTGAGCCGCTACCTCGCACTCGACCACCCCGGCCGCGTCGTGGCTGTCCACCGCATGGACGGTGGCCTGCCCGTTCCTACCGGCGATCTTGCCGATCTCTCGCCCGACGAGCGCACCTGGTTCGAGGATGTGACGGCCTGGGGCGCGAGCGAGGGGGCCTACGGCGCCCTGCACCGCACGAAGCCCCAGACCGCTGCCGTGGGGCTGACCGACTCGCCGGCCGGTCTCGCCGGGTGGATCGTCGAGAAGCTCCGGGCATGGAGCGACTGCGGCGGCGACGTCGAACGGAGTTTCACGAAGGACGAGATCCTGACGAACGTCACGCTCTACTGGCTCACGGAGACGATCGGCTCGTCGATGCGGATGTACCACGCGAACGCCGCGATCCCGCGCGAGCAGCTCGCCCGCCGGGTCGAGGTGCCGTCCGGATTCTCGCTCTTCCGCGGTGACATCCTCCGCCCGCCGCAGGCGTGGCTGGAGCGCACGGCGAACGTCGTCCACCTGACGGAACCCGCTCGCGGTGGGCATTTCGCGCCGTTCGAGGAGCCCGAGCTCTACGCGGAGGAACTGCGTGCGTTCTTCCGCCCCTACCGTGCGGCGGCCAAGGGCTGAGGGAGAGGATTACCAACAGCTGGCCGAATTCGGCCGGGAGTTCCGCCCCGTCCCCGCAGGGGTCGACGACGTCCACGCGAACCTGAGCGTCCGCAACCTCGGCTTCGAGGAGTACGCGGCCTGTGGTCACGGTGATCCCGAGGGGGTCCCACCGGTCAGTGTGTGCCGGCAGGCGACGGCGTAGCGCGTCAGGCGCAGGAAATCGGGTGGCGCTCGTCGAGGCGGGGCGTTAACTTCCGCCGAGGCACGGTGAAGTCGGGGACGCGACCGCGAGGAGTACGAGGCATGAAGACCGAGGACGCGTCGACCGGCCGTCTACGCTTGC from Streptomyces sp. B1I3 includes:
- a CDS encoding NAD-dependent protein deacetylase — protein: MRMRPTLSWTPTEVLLPGTTDLGPVTDALGAGGVLVLSGAGISTESGIPDYRGEGGSLSRHTPMTYQDFTGGAQARRRYWARSHLGWRTFGRARPNAGHRALAAFERHGLLSGVITQNVDGLHQAAGSEGVVELHGNLNRVVCLSCGAYSPRPELAQRLERANAGFDPVAAAVNPDGDADLTDDQVGDFRVVPCALCGGILKPDVVFFGEAVPPQRVEHCRELVHEASSLLVLGSSLTVMSGLRFVRQAAQAGKPVLIINRDPTRGDRHALTRITLPLGTALTTLTSLLGIPCDDEAAEPG
- a CDS encoding triacylglycerol lipase, which codes for MRRRSPRRLLGVLATSLAVAFTLFSSASTAGAAQTTTATAASTSRAADAAAQPLSTSTPVVFVHGYTGNASNWVTAMSVFQLNGWSSSKLFAYEYNSYGNNITNAQGLASFVNNVKSRTGASKVAIVNHSMGGLVSQYYLKVLGGNTSVSHLASIAGANHGTTFAGACLMYTTCQQMYPGSSFISQITAGDETPGATKYATWYSACDGVILPYTSTRLNGATNNNVVCQTHIGYLADTLVLGQVARFVAS
- a CDS encoding VOC family protein, giving the protein MKVHLTSVFVDDQAKAEQFYTGILGFVKKHDVPLGEKDRWLTVVSPDEPDGTELLLEPAGHPAVKTYRDALVEDGIPLAQFAVDDVKAEYERLRGLGVHFTQEPLEMGPVTTAVLDDTCGNLIQIATEPQ
- a CDS encoding helix-turn-helix transcriptional regulator encodes the protein MADDLFKALADPTRRTILDELAEKSGQTLFEICSRLSMKHQLGISRQAVSQHLALLEAAGLVGTRREGRYKFHDLNTAPLRQIAERWPVPDVSEPEESAP
- a CDS encoding RNA polymerase sigma factor, yielding MNEVLLRRLTPSVLAILVRRGADFAAAEDAVQDALVEAVRVWPADPPRDPKGWLITVAWRRFLDASRADASRRRREDLVDEEPGPGPAPAVDDTLQLYFLCAHPSLTPSSAVALTLRAVGGLTTRQIARAYLVPEATMAQRISRAKRTVSGVRFDQPGDVATVLRVLYLVFNEGYSGDVDLAVEAIRLTRQLAAQVDHPEAAGLLALMLLHHARRAARTAADGSLVPLAEQDRGRWDTESIAEGVTILQAALARDRLGEFQAQAAIAALHADAPTAEETDWVQIVEWYDELASLTDSPVVRLNRAVAVGEADGARAGLAALAALDDSLPRHTAVAAYLRERDGDLVTAARLYAEAARRAPDLAERDHLTRQAARLNARRWKRA
- a CDS encoding YciI family protein: MAKYLLLKHYRGAPAAVNDVRMDRWTPQEISAHMQYMHDFAARLEGTGEFVDAQALAPEGAWVRYDGEGRPPVTDGPFAETKDLIAGWMVIDVDDYERAVELAGELSAAPGAGGKPIHEWLEVRPFLSAPPTVTE
- a CDS encoding GNAT family N-acetyltransferase — protein: MSDMWNGEKVRLRGVEPDDWVGFRDLAQNTLDVRNAGVVDPPRSAESFRSWTAERAGRPPGGDAFRLVVETLADHAFAGAVTVGETDRRAGRFRTGIEIVRDHRHKGYAAEATELVLTYMFAEQRYNKCEVEVYAFNDASLSLYRRLGFVEEGRLRQHEFFAGNYHDVVLLGMTAAEHWATHQQPSVR
- a CDS encoding ABC transporter substrate-binding protein, which translates into the protein MNTSPSQPGVDRPGGPPVRIGALVPLTRPGWVEAGRHLLAGLELGVREVNHAGGIAGRPLELVVRDTAADARRAAAAVDELARLGVAALAGEYHSVVARAVAARADALGLPFLCSSAVLDALTEQPTEWVARLAPAQSRGWRIYADFLLGAGHTRIAVAVEPSVYWASGVRILRDHLAPRGGTVVELDMSALAPTGVCDALADNRATALLLLVGHPEPAVSIVTSVRSDQRLADLMIGAPAGQPEFAEWATLLGADGAAIPFLRYLPERLTPLGARVGKALRERLAEAPSFVAFEGYDTVAVLADVLRSHGADQARTAEWPRVAVEGTRGQIRFSRTPGISVWQWVWAPIQVVDRDPAAPDRFRVLHSG
- a CDS encoding dienelactone hydrolase family protein, producing MAHIALFHSVLGLRSAELLAAERLRRAGHEVVTPDLFGGETASTLDEGFRLADRIGWAAVIERARRSLRGMPDETVLAGVSMGTSVVADLWPERPATGGVLLLLAAVDLPVTPVTVRPGLRAQLHAAEPDDFAPHERVGALSRAARNAGVDLEVFRYPGVGHFYIARDLPDHDPVAAELTWRRVLEFLG
- a CDS encoding epoxide hydrolase family protein, translating into MPDALPHFEPFTLRTAPAAIEDLRTRLSLTRWPDAPEDAGWSLGTDIAYLRELVAYWADGFDWPAQEAALARLPRFRVRLGGLGVHFVHARAVAPAAPALPLVLCHGWPDSFWRYSKVIPLLTDPGGHGADPADAFDVVVPDMPGYGYSDRPTGPPLDSIAVAGLWAELMGALGYTRFGAAGGDVGSHVSRYLALDHPGRVVAVHRMDGGLPVPTGDLADLSPDERTWFEDVTAWGASEGAYGALHRTKPQTAAVGLTDSPAGLAGWIVEKLRAWSDCGGDVERSFTKDEILTNVTLYWLTETIGSSMRMYHANAAIPREQLARRVEVPSGFSLFRGDILRPPQAWLERTANVVHLTEPARGGHFAPFEEPELYAEELRAFFRPYRAAAKG